A stretch of the Photobacterium toruni genome encodes the following:
- a CDS encoding Maf family protein, whose translation MTSLQLYLASGSPRRMELLTQLGYNFERIVVDVEECHQAGETAAQYVQRLSRDKAFAGVKAANNDIPVLGADTIVVVDQQILEKPVDFEDAARMLRLLSGRQHQVMTAVTLATQSHSQTCLVTTQVWFKTLSDNDIKKYWHSGEPQDKAGSYGIQGIGGKFITRIDGSYYAVMGLPLVETDIMVQDFLKL comes from the coding sequence ATGACTTCTCTTCAACTTTATCTGGCCTCTGGATCGCCACGTCGAATGGAACTTTTAACTCAGCTTGGTTATAACTTTGAACGTATAGTGGTTGATGTTGAAGAATGCCATCAAGCAGGCGAAACGGCGGCACAATATGTGCAGCGCTTATCTCGAGATAAAGCTTTCGCTGGTGTAAAAGCTGCTAATAATGACATTCCGGTACTCGGGGCTGATACTATTGTTGTGGTAGATCAACAAATTCTAGAAAAACCAGTCGATTTTGAAGATGCAGCGCGTATGCTGAGGTTATTATCAGGACGACAGCATCAAGTGATGACAGCTGTTACCCTTGCAACACAATCGCACAGTCAAACATGTTTAGTGACCACTCAGGTATGGTTTAAAACTTTGTCGGATAACGATATTAAAAAATATTGGCACAGTGGTGAACCGCAAGATAAAGCTGGAAGCTATGGCATTCAGGGAATAGGTGGCAAATTTATTACCCGTATTGATGGCAGTTATTATGCTGTGATGGGGTTACCATTAGTGGAAACCGACATCATGGTTCAAGATTTTTTAAAATTATAA
- the mreD gene encoding rod shape-determining protein MreD, with protein sequence MPTNKAHGRIRIWLSFLLALVLQVVPWPGELEPFRPSWIVLVMCYWVLALPHRVNVGTALVVGLLWDLTLGSTLGVRGLMLSVIAYIIALNFRVLRNLSLWQQAIVIALLSVAAKLIEFWAEYLVSNISFYPQQFFAVLLNFILWPWLFLLLRRIRRKLAIC encoded by the coding sequence ATGCCGACCAATAAAGCCCATGGACGAATCCGGATTTGGTTATCATTTCTATTGGCATTAGTGTTGCAAGTTGTACCATGGCCAGGAGAACTTGAACCTTTTCGACCGTCATGGATAGTTTTAGTCATGTGCTATTGGGTATTAGCATTACCACATCGCGTTAATGTCGGTACCGCTTTAGTGGTTGGCCTATTATGGGACTTAACATTAGGTTCAACATTGGGTGTACGTGGGTTAATGTTGTCGGTGATTGCTTATATTATTGCGCTTAATTTTAGGGTGTTGCGTAATTTGTCATTATGGCAGCAAGCAATTGTGATAGCGTTATTATCAGTGGCCGCTAAGCTAATTGAATTTTGGGCCGAATATTTAGTGTCAAATATTAGTTTTTATCCGCAGCAGTTCTTTGCGGTGTTATTAAACTTTATATTATGGCCATGGTTATTTTTATTGCTGCGTCGAATTCGGCGCAAATTGGCAATTTGCTAA
- the rng gene encoding ribonuclease G, with protein MGIELLINVTPSETRVAMIEGGVLQEIHIERESKRGIVGNIYKGRVSRVLPGMQAAFVDIGLDKAAFLHASDIVPHTECVAENEKKQFKVRDISELVRQGQDIVVQVVKDPLGTKGARLTTDITLPSRYLVFMPGASHVGVSQRIECEKERERLKKAVSQHCDHLGGFIIRTAAEGADPDEVAQDAAFLKHLWRKVIERRAKYKPRSMLYGELGLAQRILRDFVGTQIDHIQVDSRVAFDRLKEFTDEFVPEVTENIEYYSGDQPIFDLYDTEAEIQRSLDRKVEMKSGGYLIIDQTEAMTTIDINTGAFVGRRNLDETIFNTNIEATKVIARQLRLRNLGGIIIIDFIDMVLDEHQRRVLQALEQALSFDRVKTNVNGFTQLGLVEMTRKRTRESIEHVLCNTCPSCEGRGTVKTVESVCYEILREITRVNRAYDADRFVVYVSSAVGDALAGDEYHALAELEVFIGKQVKIKPEPLYTQEQFDVVMM; from the coding sequence ATGGGCATTGAGCTGCTAATAAATGTCACGCCAAGTGAAACGCGTGTCGCAATGATAGAGGGAGGTGTTTTGCAAGAGATTCACATTGAACGTGAATCAAAGCGAGGCATTGTTGGCAATATTTATAAAGGGCGTGTTAGTCGTGTCTTACCGGGAATGCAAGCAGCATTTGTTGATATCGGTTTAGATAAAGCGGCATTTTTGCATGCGTCAGATATTGTTCCACATACCGAATGTGTGGCAGAAAATGAAAAGAAACAATTTAAAGTTCGTGATATTTCTGAATTAGTCCGTCAAGGGCAAGATATTGTGGTGCAAGTGGTTAAAGATCCATTAGGAACTAAAGGCGCTCGTTTAACCACTGATATTACATTACCTTCGCGTTATTTAGTGTTTATGCCTGGCGCTAGTCATGTTGGTGTATCACAACGAATTGAATGTGAAAAAGAACGCGAACGTTTAAAAAAAGCAGTATCACAACATTGTGATCATCTTGGTGGTTTTATTATTCGTACCGCAGCTGAAGGTGCTGATCCTGATGAAGTGGCACAAGATGCGGCATTTTTAAAACACTTGTGGCGTAAAGTTATTGAGCGTCGTGCTAAATATAAACCTCGTTCAATGTTATATGGTGAATTAGGATTAGCACAGCGTATTTTACGTGATTTTGTTGGCACTCAAATTGATCATATTCAAGTCGATTCGCGAGTTGCATTTGATAGACTCAAAGAATTTACTGATGAGTTTGTACCTGAAGTTACCGAAAATATTGAGTATTATTCTGGGGACCAACCTATTTTTGATCTTTATGATACTGAAGCTGAAATTCAACGTTCGCTTGATCGTAAAGTAGAAATGAAATCGGGTGGTTACTTAATTATCGATCAAACTGAAGCTATGACCACTATTGATATTAATACTGGTGCCTTTGTGGGTCGTCGTAATCTTGATGAAACTATTTTTAATACCAATATTGAAGCGACTAAAGTCATTGCACGTCAATTACGGTTACGTAATTTAGGTGGCATTATTATTATCGATTTTATTGATATGGTATTAGATGAGCATCAACGTCGTGTTTTACAGGCCTTAGAGCAAGCGCTGTCATTTGATCGGGTAAAAACAAACGTTAATGGTTTTACGCAGCTTGGATTAGTTGAAATGACCCGTAAGCGTACCCGTGAAAGTATTGAGCATGTATTATGTAATACTTGTCCTTCTTGTGAAGGTCGCGGCACCGTTAAAACGGTTGAAAGTGTGTGTTACGAAATTTTACGTGAAATTACACGGGTTAACCGCGCTTATGATGCTGATCGATTTGTCGTTTATGTATCATCAGCGGTTGGGGATGCTTTAGCTGGGGATGAGTATCATGCACTGGCTGAGCTAGAAGTATTTATTGGTAAGCAAGTAAAAATCAAACCAGAGCCGCTGTATACTCAAGAGCAGTTTGATGTCGTTATGATGTAA
- a CDS encoding DUF6701 domain-containing protein — protein MNRIYSIFIIFIVFIYSQLTFAESNIPNFYFDQISIGDNSCLMSDDGCSINIEKPLKDLNGKFIKNVPVVFKSKPLIFVMPTIDYGSDKFIGRDAPATLRITSISRSSDGGYKFTVKQDIANYNHEFLNLDGHNSLFYWYYWDEYQEVIRNNINSENKIKNKKTGKFKNLESKHIASENKLWENVPFSLYVKPMPLITYFAIEPGTIDLAGKGKIIAGTVSLTKFIDSKTSLYKGGVLNKNKLNSLIDSQLVKTISNDGFSSNMGIIINEQPNNSNRWVTPYSIIYNGNTYIGLDGSEVNTNSDIKAINVAYLQAEGKGVFKGLNFILGRGDTKNTLQNNLVFPDSVTKPVEEECNAYMDIDNTSFDFSDLVKKPLMFLASKNSRKGPNGGWLRLCKKQNSGQSLQVSFVNDEDLNERNVRSIERKHHDESVGFMAFQRQVSETTCGLFPGPIQTWQGNTSGTLKIEPKIIIKGVPFTNGEKRIGFEYIHYGSNPAYKACDGYACEPNGQFANKIDFNHFIFPANDDGELSSQENVNKLHNKEIYFFNMINLNNKKIIFPNGSIVHAKNLTMVSSSLRPESNNPDDLIIYIHDKPSSGHTWSEINNGSTITALIYSEREIDISNGNVEGCSNYETCPEVSRINGAVTAKAIHAHGNYKMIGVEINGQSSCFNSTPSYTLTLSPDITSTLCDSKKITFNVNSTNSDTYNGIASFTLTSTSSGEWSTTENFTSGVTKFKSGSNRYPINIKNNQATIWLRSDGVTTVNINASIENNTVTATGEYKFSMANDVYFSMTNKQENIIAGKTFNTVITAKICGVGNKAKTLTQYTGDKHLTLNTQYIHPDKPAYDISEDDGKKITSPIQVEVITGEAGGATKHLNIKFDKGVSSPLTLQYREAGVIQWQVTDPDFTFSKKLISTASDVKKISTQSLNVNGVLDINSRPWTFAICPLTFNGKNEYRLANGTSKGGEAYTAAGHSFDVLLKPLVWQKDITGVLDVSNQDYCSASVTKNFLVAGSPALGDGVISQYSIHSPDNGNKGVFHLGQITKEPTLNGLLVKGNTWSEVGSLWLQVGLNNYLGMNIDPSKRHIGRFFPAYLALDADNTFVLPPLNQQFTYMNQPFSAGFRIFAFNKQNLKVKNYYLFDDGLKSEMQLMVMANGKDLISRYQPLLIKDNAKIWKASSNNKKDAYSVFNYAAEGNAKFLRHYIDGLSTTSKEDGPYPDWQLRVKQTSTPDGVTWQDKSESELIGTNDLRYGRMALQDAAGDIGKSLTIPLRVEYWNGAEFVTNSDDSASKFDGANYCRQILIQEPVPHIANDPTTSGTGTVTTGQPLLNQLTANPDGDFKQQIRFWQQLSVLTKPTQITDTPQIKCVNGTSNQPWLSYNWRGLGDEDPSATVTFGVYHGNNRIIYRGETNAKDQSIPYQNYQ, from the coding sequence ATGAATAGAATTTATTCTATATTTATTATTTTCATAGTGTTTATTTATTCTCAATTAACTTTTGCAGAATCAAATATACCAAACTTTTATTTCGATCAGATATCAATAGGAGATAACTCTTGTTTAATGAGTGATGATGGTTGTTCCATTAATATTGAAAAGCCATTAAAAGATCTAAATGGTAAATTTATTAAAAATGTTCCTGTAGTATTTAAGTCTAAACCTCTTATTTTTGTGATGCCTACTATTGATTATGGCTCTGATAAATTTATAGGTCGTGATGCTCCAGCAACTCTACGTATTACTAGTATATCTAGAAGTAGTGATGGTGGATATAAATTTACGGTTAAACAAGATATAGCTAATTATAATCATGAATTTCTAAATTTAGATGGGCATAATTCTTTATTTTATTGGTATTACTGGGATGAATATCAAGAAGTTATCAGAAATAATATTAATTCTGAAAATAAAATAAAAAATAAAAAAACTGGAAAATTTAAAAATTTAGAGAGTAAGCATATCGCATCTGAAAATAAGTTATGGGAAAACGTTCCATTTTCATTGTATGTTAAACCCATGCCTCTGATTACTTATTTTGCTATTGAACCAGGTACAATTGATCTTGCTGGAAAAGGAAAAATAATTGCAGGTACGGTTTCTCTAACTAAATTTATTGATTCGAAAACCTCATTATATAAAGGTGGTGTTTTAAATAAAAATAAATTAAATAGCTTAATTGACTCTCAGTTAGTAAAAACAATTTCTAATGATGGTTTTTCTTCTAATATGGGGATCATTATTAATGAACAACCTAATAATAGTAATCGATGGGTAACACCTTATTCTATTATTTATAATGGTAATACATATATTGGGTTAGATGGTTCTGAAGTCAATACTAATAGTGATATAAAAGCAATTAATGTTGCTTATTTACAAGCTGAAGGAAAGGGAGTTTTTAAAGGATTAAACTTCATACTTGGACGAGGAGATACAAAAAACACATTACAGAATAATTTGGTTTTTCCTGACTCAGTGACAAAACCAGTAGAAGAAGAATGTAATGCCTATATGGATATAGATAACACTTCGTTTGATTTTTCTGATTTAGTAAAGAAACCGTTAATGTTTTTAGCATCAAAAAATTCTCGAAAAGGTCCAAATGGTGGTTGGTTACGTCTATGTAAAAAACAAAATAGCGGGCAATCACTTCAAGTTAGTTTTGTTAATGATGAAGATCTAAATGAAAGAAATGTACGTTCTATTGAACGAAAACATCATGATGAAAGTGTTGGTTTTATGGCTTTTCAACGTCAAGTGTCTGAAACCACATGTGGCTTATTCCCAGGTCCGATTCAAACATGGCAAGGAAACACATCTGGAACATTGAAAATAGAACCTAAAATCATCATTAAAGGCGTGCCATTCACCAATGGTGAAAAACGTATTGGTTTTGAATATATTCATTATGGAAGTAACCCCGCATATAAGGCTTGTGATGGATATGCTTGTGAGCCTAATGGTCAGTTTGCGAATAAAATAGATTTTAATCATTTCATTTTCCCTGCAAATGATGATGGTGAATTAAGTAGTCAAGAAAATGTTAATAAACTTCACAATAAGGAAATTTATTTTTTTAATATGATAAATTTAAATAATAAAAAAATCATATTTCCAAATGGATCTATTGTCCATGCGAAAAATTTAACGATGGTAAGTTCTTCTCTTAGACCTGAGTCAAATAATCCAGATGATTTGATAATTTATATTCATGATAAGCCAAGTTCGGGGCATACATGGAGTGAAATTAATAATGGTAGTACTATTACTGCGCTTATTTATTCTGAACGAGAGATAGACATTTCTAATGGTAATGTTGAGGGGTGTAGTAATTATGAAACATGTCCTGAAGTATCTCGAATTAATGGTGCAGTAACAGCAAAAGCTATTCATGCTCATGGTAATTATAAAATGATAGGTGTTGAAATTAATGGTCAAAGTTCTTGTTTTAATTCTACTCCTAGCTATACCCTTACGTTATCACCAGATATAACATCAACACTTTGTGACAGTAAAAAAATCACCTTTAATGTTAATTCTACTAATAGTGATACTTATAATGGTATAGCATCGTTTACTTTAACTTCTACAAGTAGTGGTGAGTGGTCAACAACAGAGAACTTTACTTCTGGAGTGACTAAATTTAAAAGTGGTAGCAATAGATACCCAATTAATATTAAAAATAATCAAGCAACTATTTGGTTGCGTAGTGACGGTGTTACGACGGTTAATATTAATGCTAGTATTGAAAATAATACTGTGACAGCGACAGGGGAATATAAATTCTCTATGGCTAATGATGTTTATTTTAGTATGACGAATAAACAAGAGAATATTATTGCAGGTAAAACATTTAATACAGTTATCACGGCTAAAATTTGTGGTGTCGGTAATAAAGCGAAAACGTTAACTCAATATACGGGTGATAAGCATTTAACCTTAAACACTCAATATATTCATCCAGATAAACCTGCTTATGATATATCAGAAGATGATGGTAAAAAAATAACATCACCAATTCAAGTTGAAGTTATTACTGGAGAGGCTGGTGGGGCGACAAAACATTTAAATATTAAATTTGATAAGGGTGTTTCATCACCATTAACACTGCAATATCGAGAAGCGGGCGTGATTCAATGGCAGGTAACTGATCCTGATTTTACTTTTAGTAAAAAACTTATCTCGACAGCATCGGATGTAAAGAAAATATCAACGCAATCCTTAAACGTTAACGGAGTCTTAGATATTAATTCCCGCCCGTGGACGTTTGCTATATGTCCGTTAACGTTTAATGGTAAAAATGAATATCGTTTAGCTAATGGTACTTCTAAAGGTGGTGAAGCTTATACTGCTGCTGGTCATTCCTTTGATGTGTTATTAAAGCCTTTAGTGTGGCAAAAAGATATTACAGGTGTGCTTGATGTCTCTAATCAAGATTATTGTAGTGCATCAGTGACCAAAAACTTTTTAGTGGCAGGCTCTCCAGCTTTAGGAGATGGTGTTATATCTCAATATAGTATTCATAGCCCAGATAATGGAAATAAAGGGGTCTTCCATTTAGGTCAAATAACTAAAGAGCCGACACTTAATGGCTTGTTGGTGAAAGGTAATACTTGGAGTGAAGTGGGCAGTTTGTGGTTACAGGTTGGATTGAATAATTATTTAGGGATGAATATTGATCCAAGCAAACGTCATATTGGTCGTTTTTTTCCGGCTTATTTGGCATTGGATGCAGATAATACTTTTGTTTTACCCCCATTAAACCAACAGTTTACTTATATGAATCAACCATTTTCAGCTGGATTTAGAATTTTTGCCTTTAACAAACAGAATCTAAAGGTAAAAAATTATTATTTGTTTGACGATGGTCTTAAATCAGAAATGCAGCTAATGGTAATGGCTAATGGCAAGGATCTAATATCTCGTTATCAACCACTGCTAATTAAGGATAATGCTAAGATATGGAAAGCGAGTTCTAATAATAAGAAGGACGCGTATTCTGTGTTTAACTATGCTGCTGAAGGTAATGCTAAATTCTTACGTCATTATATTGATGGATTATCAACTACAAGCAAAGAAGATGGTCCGTATCCTGATTGGCAATTACGAGTAAAACAAACATCAACCCCCGATGGTGTAACTTGGCAGGATAAGAGCGAGAGTGAGTTAATTGGTACTAACGATCTTCGCTATGGCCGCATGGCACTGCAAGATGCTGCCGGAGATATTGGCAAGTCATTAACGATTCCATTGCGGGTTGAGTATTGGAATGGTGCTGAGTTTGTCACGAATAGCGATGATTCAGCTTCAAAATTTGATGGAGCTAATTATTGTCGTCAAATTTTAATACAAGAACCAGTGCCTCATATAGCCAATGATCCAACAACGTCTGGTACTGGCACAGTTACTACAGGTCAGCCATTACTTAACCAGTTAACGGCAAATCCTGATGGTGATTTTAAACAGCAAATTCGTTTTTGGCAGCAACTATCAGTCTTAACTAAGCCAACTCAAATAACAGATACGCCGCAAATAAAATGTGTAAATGGCACATCAAATCAACCTTGGTTAAGTTATAACTGGCGTGGCTTAGGTGACGAAGATCCATCAGCTACCGTAACCTTTGGCGTTTATCATGGTAATAATCGAATTATTTATCGTGGTGAAACGAATGCCAAGGATCAGTCTATTCCATATCAAAACTATCAGTAA
- the mreC gene encoding rod shape-determining protein MreC, translated as MKPIFGRGPSLQLRLFLAILLSASLMLADSRLGAFANIRYLLNSAVAPLQYAANLPREILDVLRGQFSSHQRLLTENKALKRDLLVMKSNVLLLDQLQQENQRLRNLLGSPFVRDERKMVAEVMAVDSDPYSYQVMINKGRVDGVYEGQPVINDKGIVGQVSYVGAHNSRVLLLIDPTNAIPVQVVRNDIRVIATGGGRNHQILLEHVPSSTDIKKGDLLVSSGLGGRYPEGYPVARVTSFTFDNKRPFAQITAKTTVQFDRLRYLLLVWPTDRIKIKDNTATATATATATATATAKGTSTTMASPVNAIVPVIPKVPIVNQTDSVVPVLKKVNNADQ; from the coding sequence ATGAAACCTATATTTGGTAGAGGCCCATCTCTACAATTACGCCTGTTTCTTGCCATATTATTATCGGCTAGCTTAATGCTAGCCGATAGTCGTCTTGGTGCTTTTGCCAATATTCGTTATTTATTGAATTCGGCGGTTGCACCGCTGCAATATGCGGCAAATTTACCGCGTGAAATATTAGATGTTTTACGTGGGCAATTTAGCTCTCATCAACGATTGTTGACAGAAAATAAAGCATTAAAACGTGATTTACTAGTCATGAAAAGTAATGTGCTATTACTTGATCAATTACAGCAAGAAAACCAGCGTTTACGAAATTTACTTGGATCACCATTTGTTCGCGATGAGCGGAAAATGGTGGCAGAGGTAATGGCTGTTGATTCTGATCCTTATAGTTATCAAGTGATGATTAATAAAGGCCGTGTCGATGGCGTGTATGAAGGTCAGCCCGTTATTAATGATAAAGGTATTGTTGGCCAAGTCTCTTATGTTGGCGCGCACAATAGCCGAGTATTATTATTAATTGATCCGACCAATGCGATTCCAGTGCAGGTTGTACGTAATGATATTCGTGTTATTGCGACAGGCGGTGGGCGTAATCATCAGATTTTATTAGAGCATGTGCCAAGTAGTACCGATATTAAAAAAGGAGATCTTTTAGTGAGTTCAGGGCTGGGTGGGCGTTATCCTGAAGGGTACCCTGTTGCTCGTGTAACATCATTTACATTTGATAATAAACGTCCCTTTGCACAAATTACAGCAAAGACGACGGTTCAATTTGATCGCTTACGTTATTTATTATTGGTATGGCCAACAGATAGAATAAAAATTAAAGATAACACTGCAACTGCAACTGCAACTGCAACTGCAACTGCAACTGCAACTGCAAAAGGGACATCAACCACTATGGCAAGCCCCGTTAATGCAATAGTGCCTGTAATACCAAAAGTGCCAATTGTAAATCAGACTGATTCGGTGGTACCAGTATTGAAGAAGGTGAATAATGCCGACCAATAA
- a CDS encoding rod shape-determining protein: MFKKLRGMFSNDLSIDLGTANTLIYVKGQGIVLDEPSVVAIRQDRAGATKSVAAVGHDAKLMLGRTPGNIAAIRPMKDGVIADFYVTEKMLQHFIKQVHDNSFLRPSPRVLVAVPCGSTQVERRAIRESAQGAGAREVYLIDEPMAAAIGAGMPVSEAMGSMVIDIGGGTTEVAVISLNGVVYSSSVRIGGDRFDEAIINYVRRNYGSLIGEATAERIKHEIGSAYPGDEVREIEVRGRNLAEGVPRSFTLNSNEILEALQEALTGIVSAVMVALEQCPPELASDISERGMVLTGGGALLRDLDRLLTEETGIPVVVAEDPLTCVARGGGKALEMIDMHGGDLFSEE, translated from the coding sequence ATGTTTAAGAAGCTTCGTGGCATGTTTTCCAATGACTTGTCTATTGACTTGGGCACGGCCAATACCCTTATTTATGTCAAAGGACAAGGAATAGTTCTTGATGAACCCTCTGTTGTGGCTATTCGCCAAGATCGCGCAGGTGCAACTAAAAGTGTTGCTGCGGTAGGTCATGATGCCAAGCTTATGCTTGGTCGTACGCCAGGTAATATAGCTGCGATTCGACCAATGAAAGATGGCGTGATTGCCGATTTTTATGTTACTGAAAAAATGCTGCAGCACTTTATTAAACAAGTGCATGACAATAGCTTTTTGCGTCCAAGTCCACGTGTATTAGTGGCAGTACCTTGTGGATCAACTCAAGTTGAGCGTCGTGCAATTCGTGAATCAGCTCAAGGTGCTGGTGCGCGTGAAGTTTACCTAATTGATGAGCCTATGGCTGCGGCAATTGGTGCTGGAATGCCAGTATCAGAAGCTATGGGCTCAATGGTGATCGATATCGGTGGTGGTACTACTGAAGTTGCGGTTATCTCATTGAATGGTGTGGTGTATTCATCATCAGTACGTATTGGTGGTGATCGTTTTGATGAAGCTATCATTAACTATGTGCGTCGTAACTACGGTAGCTTGATCGGTGAAGCAACGGCTGAGCGTATTAAGCATGAAATAGGTTCAGCTTATCCAGGTGATGAAGTACGAGAAATTGAAGTTCGTGGCCGTAACCTTGCAGAAGGTGTTCCGCGTAGCTTTACATTGAACTCCAACGAGATTTTAGAAGCATTGCAAGAGGCATTAACAGGAATTGTGTCTGCAGTTATGGTTGCGCTTGAACAATGCCCACCAGAATTAGCGTCTGATATTTCAGAGCGCGGCATGGTGTTAACAGGTGGCGGTGCATTATTACGCGATCTTGATCGTCTTCTTACTGAAGAAACAGGTATCCCTGTTGTTGTGGCAGAAGATCCATTAACGTGTGTAGCACGTGGAGGCGGTAAAGCGCTTGAAATGATTGATATGCATGGTGGCGATCTCTTCAGCGAAGAATAA